The sequence below is a genomic window from Nicotiana tomentosiformis chromosome 6, ASM39032v3, whole genome shotgun sequence.
atcttcaattaaaaattaaaattttgatggTCAAGCagtgatttcgaaaaaaaaataaaaattttgttaTGGCCAAACGCCCCTAAAACAAAGTGATTGGTCAGTGCATTGTATCAAACAATGCTTGATGGGACTATAGTTTCTTCGTGTAACTTTCACTGCATCGCAGTAGTGACTAGTGCTTCCCTCCATATCCGAATTTTTCGAGCATGAAAAGAAAACTTAATAACAAACATATTTGAGTGAGGTGGTATCCAGTCTTTTCATTCTTAATTAGAAATCTTAGAAACACCTTTTGTAGCTATTATGTATAACAACATACCAACTATAATCTCACATCGTGAACATGCCTAATATTATTCACATCGTGAATTCtgaaatataaaagtttggggcaatttttaaaaaatgtaatagtaatattttggcccaaaactagctattgagctggttttgggatttgaaatttgggatttgagattttgccaaaatatagaCAAAATCTATGATCAAATATGTATTTATAAAATAAGACCCAAAtttatttttacaaaatatacCACAAAACGTCCTTGGAAGTCGGTACAGTTTCCAagttcaaaataacaacttagaATTCAGTGACAATACGAAATGGAGAAAGTGAAAAAGCTATCGCCATTCAGACTCTCCTCTCTACTTCGCCAGCAAAAGGATCCCAAAATCGCCCTTCAACTGTTCCTCAATCCTAATCCCAGCCATGGAACAAACCACACAACTAAACCCATTCGCTATTCTCCCGCCAGCTATGATCTCATCATTTGCAAACTTGGCAGAGCCAAACTCTTCAACGAAATGGAACAAATACTCGATAAATTAAGGCATGACACTCGTATTTCTCCTAAAGAAGTCATTTTCTGCAATGTTATTTCATTCTACGGAAGAGCCCATTTACCCGAAAAGGCTCTACATATGTTCACCGAAATACCTTCTTTTCGCTGCCCAAGAAGTATAAAATCTGTGAATAGCTTGTTGAATGCACTTTTAGTTTGTAAAGAGTATGCAAAGATCGCTGAAATATTGAAGAACTTTGAAAGTTATGGAACCCCAGATGTGTGTACGTTTAATATACTGATGAATGCGAGTTGTTTGTGTGGCGATTTGGATAGAGCACGCGAAGTGTTCGCCGAAATGCAAAAGAGAGGAGTTCAGCCAAATGTGGTCACTTTCGGGACGCTGATTAATGGGCTTTGCGTGAACCAGGAGTTGAACGAGGCGTTTAGGATGAAAAAGATGATGGAGAGGAATTTCAAGTTGAAGCCTAATGCTTTTGTGTATGTCGCGTTGATTAAAGGACTTTGTATGGCTGATAATTTGGATTCTGCTGTTGAGCTGAAGGAGGAgatgttgaaaaagaaagtggagTTGGATTCAGCTGTATATTCTACTTTGATTAGTGCATACTTCAGGGTCGGTCGAAAGGAAGAAGTATATGGTTTGTTGACAGAGATGGAAAAGAATGGTTGCAAATGTGACACAGTTACTTTCAATGCATTAATGCACGGTTATTGTCAGGAGAAAGATTTCGATTCTGCGTTTAGAGTTCTGGATGAGATGGAAGGGAAGGGGTGTAAACCCGATGTAGTTAGTTGCAATGTGATACTTCGGGGCCTTTGTAATGATGGGAAATTGAGAGAAGCAAGTGAACTATTGGATGATATGCCGAGACGAAGGTGTAAACCCGATGTGGTTAGTTATAGGATATATTTCGATGGGCTATGTAAAGCGATGCAGTTTAAGGAAGCTGCAGttattttggatgagatgattTTCAAAGGATATATTCCTCGTGATACAAGTTTAAATAAATTATTCCACGGGTTAATTCAAGAAGGAGATAAGGAATCATTGCTGAGAGCTCTGAATAAAATGGCCTCTGTAAATTGTATTAGTCAAGAAGTGTGGGAAATAATGATTTCAATGATGTGCCAACAAGATAACTTGTCTAATGCATCTGGTCTTGTACGAATGCTAGTGATGGAGTAAACAAATTCTCCTTGTAATGGTTAAACACACCTTGTAGATGTGCATCTCACATATTTAACTCCCAAATTCATCTTGTCTGTGTCCAAACAACTTTGAAATATAACAATGATATATGCTTAAGCTTACTTTTTCTGCTCATAAGCATGCTGTCTTCGTTTCATTTCTCCATAACTTTTTATCCATAGCTGTTAGGTATATTTTTAGAGTATACTCTCACCAGCTATGGAACTTGTTTCTAAATGTTTAGCCCGTATCTGGATACAGAAGGCTGTAATGGTCAAGATTCTCCTTGCCTCAAGTTAAATTGTATCTACTAAAAGCTGCAAAAACTTAAGATTGATCTTACATTTAACTTTTCTTCTCTTGAgacctgttttttttttttggtgcgTGTGTGTATGGAATTGATCATCTGAATCATACAAACACTGTGGATGCACATGAAGGACAATCAAACTTGGTCCACTGTGCTGGATTAATTCCGACTCTTTGTATTTTGATTAAGTCATAAGCAGCAACATAAATTTGTTTGCATTTGTATGTGAGTTACTCAGGGTATGAATCCACAAATGTCAAATGTTGTGCAAGCTGTAAGCATGAAGTAAAAATGCTATGAGATGGGAACAGAGTGGTTTCAGTTGATTGCATATCTTACGTTTTGCTGCGCTGGTTGTGCTTAGTCTTTATAACCGGCAGGCGGCAGCTAGGGAAAAACTAGGAGATTACCACGAATATTTGAAGGAGATTACCACCTTCTCCTTCAAATATTCAGCTTCGTTGATCTTCACTTCTGGCTTGAGTTTGACTAGGTCTGATGCAGGGAAGAAAT
It includes:
- the LOC104084870 gene encoding putative pentatricopeptide repeat-containing protein At1g53330; translated protein: MEKVKKLSPFRLSSLLRQQKDPKIALQLFLNPNPSHGTNHTTKPIRYSPASYDLIICKLGRAKLFNEMEQILDKLRHDTRISPKEVIFCNVISFYGRAHLPEKALHMFTEIPSFRCPRSIKSVNSLLNALLVCKEYAKIAEILKNFESYGTPDVCTFNILMNASCLCGDLDRAREVFAEMQKRGVQPNVVTFGTLINGLCVNQELNEAFRMKKMMERNFKLKPNAFVYVALIKGLCMADNLDSAVELKEEMLKKKVELDSAVYSTLISAYFRVGRKEEVYGLLTEMEKNGCKCDTVTFNALMHGYCQEKDFDSAFRVLDEMEGKGCKPDVVSCNVILRGLCNDGKLREASELLDDMPRRRCKPDVVSYRIYFDGLCKAMQFKEAAVILDEMIFKGYIPRDTSLNKLFHGLIQEGDKESLLRALNKMASVNCISQEVWEIMISMMCQQDNLSNASGLVRMLVME